The sequence TTGTCTCTCTTCAGCTCCACCGAAGCACTGGGACTTACGCCGCAGCAGCTGGGAGCCGTGATCGGGAACAAGGGAATTACCGTTGGGGCCCTCGGGCTTCCTGAATACGGGACACCTTTCGTCCGCGGCATGCTGGAAGATACCAGGCCGAAGAATTTCTCCGAACTGGTACGAATTTCCGGGTTTTCCCACGGGACCGACGTATGGCTGAACAATGCGCAGGATCTGATCCGAAGCGGCACAGTCAAACTGGAAGAAGCCATTTCCACACGAGACGACGTCATGAACTACTTGATCGAACATGGCGTAAGACCCCTGACTGCATTCAAGGTCATGGAAAATGTCCGTAAGGGCAAGGGGCTTGAAAAGGGCGGCTCCAATAACAAGGCAGAGCTTGATGCTGCCCATGTGCCGCAGTGGTTTATTGATTCCTGCCTGAAGATCGGCTACCTCTTCCCGAGAGCCCATGCCGTCGCTTACGTTATGATGGCATTCCGTATCGCATGGTTCAAAGTGTACCAGCCGCTTGCTTATTATGCGGCATACTTTACCATCCGCGCAGAAGGGTCTTTCAATGCACCGGTCATCCTGAAAGGGCTTGAATCGCAGAAGGCGGAACTCGCCCGCATTGCAGCGCTTGAACATCCGACCGCCGTCGAGAAGGGCAATGCCACTGTTATTGAAGTCGCTGCGGAAATGTATCTTCGCGGCATGGAATTCCTTCCCATCGATCTTGACCGCTCGGATGCATCCGAATTCAAGATGGTGGACGGAAAGCTCCTTCCTCCTTTCAACTGCATTCCTGCTTTAGGGGATGCCGTGGCAAAGGAAATCGTACGCGCCAGGGATGAGCATCTTTTCACATCGAAGGAAGATTTGAAGAAACGCGGCAAGGTCAGCCAGAGTATCATCGACACCATGGATTCCATGGGCATTCTGAAAAATATGCCTGATGAGGAACAGATCAGCCTGTTCTCCTTCTAAAACAGAGTACACAAAAGGGGCTTTAGCAAAATGAACAGTCATTCTGCTAAAGCCCTTTTCTGTTGAATTATTTTCCGGAATCTTTTTCTGTAAGATCCAGATTTCTAAGAAGCACTTTTCTTCCTCTCCATGCAAAAGCATATTCCCTCATTTCCTTGTCAAAGGAACGATTGGAATAGGATTCCAGTTTCTCACGGGTAAGGAAGGGAAGCCTGTTTTCCCTGATTTCGGGAAGAGGGGAGACGGCAGCGTTCTTATTGAACGGGCAGCAGAGCTGGCATTCGTCACAGCCGAAAATAAGAGGCGTCCTTGCAATGATTTTTTCCTCCTCTTCTGTCAGCGCTTCCTTTTTCTGCGTCAGGTAGGATTTGCAGTGCCATACATCGAAGGAATCCTCGCGGATGACATGGCCCGGGCAGTGATAGAGGCACTCCCTGCATTCGCCGCAGGAAAGGTCAAGCGGGGAATCAGGAGGAAGTTCAAGCGTCGTCAGTATGGATCCGATGGTGAAGAAGGAGCCGTACTTTGGATTGATGATGCAGTGATTCTTCCCGAAAAATCCAAGCCCTGCCGCATAGGCAAGCCAGCGGTCGACCATGGGGGAAGTATCGGCAAGTCCCCTGAATCTTGCTTCCGGATATGCATTTCTCATCACGCCGATGATACGGTCAAGGTAGGACTGGATCATTTTGTGATAATCAAGCCCTCTTGCATACAGCGCAATATTTCCTTCCTCCTTGTGGGATGGACGGTAGGGGAAAAGGATGACAAAAAAGGAGCGGCTCCCCGGAAGGAGGGCTTCCGTATCTATCCGTTCCTTTATGTCATCGGGCGCAAATGGTATGGTTCCCGCTTCAGTAAGCCTTTCTGAAAGTTTTTCAGAAAAATTCACCGATGCTGCGCCGCAGGCATCGAGCTGCAAAGACGCAGCCGTTTTGACTAAAAGTTCTTTTGCATTCATTCATAACCTCATGAAAAAGGGACGAAATACAATCATGCTGCCTGCCTTTTTTCAGGCCTTCAGCAATACAGGGACGTTCCCTTCTTCGTGTCATTCAATAAAAAGAAGGCTGTGAATAAATGATTGCACATTTTGTCACAGCCTCTGTGTTTATTTAACCATGCGCTTGGAAAGAAGCTCGCTGACTTTTTCCGTCGGCATGTCGTCACTGTCGTAAAGGAGCCCTTTCGGACTTTTTATGATGAGCCTGTCCATCAGATTCTGGGCAACAAGATCATTCGTTGCAGAAAGGAAGGAGAGGCATGCTTTATCATGGAATTCCTTGGTGATCAGGCGGGAGAGTCCAGGTGCTTTGAGTCTCTGCTGGAGGAAGAGCTGATGGATGGCCTTCCAGCTTTCCTTCTTGGGGCAGGCCCTTAGAAGAACGCAGATGGTATAGCCTTTTTCCTTCAGGTAGCTGATGTAATTCATCGTGTGCGATACATTTTCCAGCGATCCTTCCTGAAGGATGTTGTAGCCTTCTTCTGCCGCTTTCTTCATCGTAAGGTCAGACAGGTACTGGCCCTGGGCCATGGAGAAGCAGGCAGCGTACTGGCCGTATTTCTTCAGAAGCTGTTTGTAGCGCGGATGGAAACCGCGGAAGTTGTCGCTCATGGACTGGATGATATCGCCGTCATAGTCTTCAATGACCATGGATGACATGCGTGTTTTTCCTGATCCGGGCTGGCCTGCGATGATAAAGGCAGTGGGATGTTTTTTATGGCCCGTCTTTCCTTCAATGACAGAAGGCCAGACCGTCTTTTCAAAAAAATCATCCATTTCAGCAGGATCGAACCTGCTTTCCTTTTCAATGGCCTGACGCGTCAGCTTGGCGCTTGTCACAGGACGGAAAATCTGATCCTGCACGTATTTCGTTTCGATGGCATAAGCTTCCCTGAGCATGCCGACTTGCGCAGACATAGCAAGACCATGTCCCTTGCGGAGTTCGATCAGAGACATTTCATGGATGGTCATACGCCAGAGCTTATAAAGGCGCGCCTCATCTGCCGGCTGTATGGCCTTCTCACCTTTCAGAGTGCAGAGCAGGTTGTGAATGGTCTGGAATATTTCCGCATTCACCTCAAGCTGTATCCCCATAGGGGTAATTTCTGCCGATTCACTTAGTTCTTCGATGGTCCGCTCGTCATAGGGCATAGCCTTACCAACTCCTTTTATTCATTACATGGAATCATCTTTTCCAATCATAGCAAAGCATGGTGCTTTTGTCTAATATTACTTATGCTCTGTAAATGGAAGCCTGCCGGCTCAGCTTTTTTCAGAGAGTTTTCTCAAGCGGTCAATGTCCTGGGCAGGGGGCGTTCTTAGCAGAGGAGAAGCATTCCATGGATGGTCATATGTTTCTATGCAGTCTCTGACCGACTCATAGGCGGCCTTTGAAAGAAGAGAGCCCAGGAGGGAAAAAGATCCGGCATCCGTGTATTTTTTCCCTTTTGGATCACAGATGAGGGTAATGCCGTCCGTGCATGTTCCTGTTGCAGGAAGGCCGTTATTGACATCGGCGATCCCAAGGTCCTGAAGGGCTGCGGATTTTCCTTCTGTCAGTGTAATCAGGGCTCTTGCCATGACACCTTCAGGAAGGAAGCCGCTGGCAATGATCATCATGTTGATTGTTCCGACGGGGAAGAAACGCTCGTCTTCTTCCCGGTAAAGGGCAGGGGAAGAGGCGCGGCAGGCTGTCTTTTCAACACCGCCCGTTGTAATGGCCTCTATGGTCATGCCGCCTTTTGAAAGTACTTTATGGGAATAAAGACGGACTCGGGCAGCGGTCAGAAGGGAAGGACATTTCTCAGGGCTTTCTGCGACTTCTTCTGCGCAGATCTTGAGGTATGACTCAACCGACCCGCCAGGGAAATCCTGAAGGGATTCATAATACCCTGTCAGCTTTTGATTAAGAGCCGACCGGATGCTTCTGTATCCGCCTGCCCATAGGGCGGTGGAAAGGGAATTCATGTCCCTGTCAAATTCTATAAGCAGTTTCTCATCCGAGACAGAAAGGCTCGCGCCTTTGGAAACAAGAGTGATTTTATCCATAATGGGTCCTTTCTATTTTCTACCTTATATAATTTAATTATACCATTGAAAAAAGAATGAAAAGTCGTGACAGGTTTTCCTGATTTTCATCCCTTATTTGAAGTCAATGAAAAAGTATGATACCATGTAACTGAATTTTGTGTAATCGAATGTAATGGAAAATCAGGTGAATTCATGTTTATAATCCCGTATCTCGTACTGGCAGCTGTCGCGCTGCTTTTCTTCTTTATTTGCTACATGATGTTTTTCGGCGTGCCAGGCAGGAAGAAAATGGCTGATCACCGTGAAATAGAAAAGAAGGCATCCGAAGTTCCTCCGCGGGAAGGCATTGTAAAGAAGGCGCCTCTCCCCAAGAGTGAACCGCATAAGGAAAAGAAGCTCTATACGGATGAGAAGACGCAGATCCTTCCGCCAAGACTTGGAAAGACAAAGAAGGCAGAAGTTGATGAGGAGAAGACGAAAATTTTCTCCAGAGAAGAACTGGAAAAAACGGCAGAAAGAGATCCCGTGCCGCATGCCAAGGGACCGTTCCCGCCAGAACCCAATCCTGTCATTCTTAATGAAGAACCGGATGTGGATTCTCTCGAAGAATACTTTGTCAAACATTTCCTGAACCGCTACGGCGCCGTTTCCCGTACGGTTGAGCAGGATACAAGGAAAGTGACGCACCGCCTGATTGACGGGCTCCATATGAGAAGAAAAGAAGCAGTGGATACGCTGACGCATATCATGGTGCAGGAAGCACTCCAGAATGCACAGCGTACCTATGTCATGATGCCGACCGATACCGTTCTTGAAATGGTGAATGACGCATTCTTTGATGTAGCGCATGGCAGCCGTTCCGAAACGAAGACCATTCTTGCCTATGATGCTCTCCGTGCCATGCCGCGCATGGATGAGAGCGAATTCCATGCCCTTGCACTCCTTCTTCTTTTCCATTACTCCAGAAATACAGACAATTACGATGCAGGGCACCTCAAGTCCTACACAGAAAAGTATGTCGTTCCGTTTGTCGGAAAGCTTCCTGATGAATACAGCGGCTATCAGCAGCTTGAATACCTGCACTGCGTATCCCTTGAAAACAAGGATATCGCATTCGGACAGGTGCTGCATGATTCCTATCCGCTCATTTTCGCGTTCAGGGGCTGCATGAAGGCAGAGCTCCTTTCCGTATATCCGTCATGGCCGGAAGGATCCATCGTCTCCAGCTTGTATAATTCTTACTACAAGCCGGCTGCTGTTGATGAATCCATGCTTTCCGAACTGATGAATGATATGGGAATCGAAGATACGGGCCGCAGGGAAGGCATCCTGGCCATCGTGGAATCAAGACCGGTTCCTTATGACAAGAAAGAAATGGAATACACGCTTGGCAAAATTTCTCCTGAACTGGAAAAAATGCGCGAGGCCTGGGACAACAGCATGCTGAGACGCTCATCCCTGACACTCATGGGCATGTATATCGCAAAGATCTGCATCCGGGAAACCATCGGCGAAGATTTCGATTTAAGTCACTGGATGTAAATACCAAATGGAAATGAGAATATGTCATTTTCAGAAGAATATCGATGTAGTGAACAAGATCTATAACTTATATAGACAATTCAATGATAAAAATATATAATAGTGACAGCCTTAAACGATTTATGGTCGATGCAGGATCCCATAGAGGGCAGACTGTCATGAGGTCAAGGGAGATCTGCTGGAAACGGCAGATTTTTTCTTTTTAAAAAAGGGGGAAACATGGGTATTTTTGATATTATCGGACCAATTATGGTTGGTCCTTCGAGTTCTCACACGGCAGGGGCAGCGCGCATAGGCCTGATTGCCAGCCGCATCCTGGGAGAACCATTGAAGAAAGCGCACATTACTTTGTATGGCTCTTTTGCAAAGACAGGCAAGGGCCACGGTACGAACCGCGCTCTGGCGGCCGGCCTTATGGGCTATGCGCCTGATAGTGAAATAATAAGGACTGCGCTTGAAACAGCGAAGGAGAAGGGAATCGATATTGTATTCTCTCTTTCCAATGAGGATGCAGGGCATCCCAATGTAGCAAAAATTGACGCGGAAGGCGTGAACGGCACAAAGGTTTCCGTCGTGGGAAGATCTCTTGGCGGCGGCCGCGTCATGATTACTGAAATAGACGGTTATGATGTGGAAATCAACGGCGAGGAATATACATTCCTTACCCGCCACCATGATGTGCCGGGCATTGTAGCAGATGTATCCGCCATCATGGCTCAAGAAAACATCAATATTTCAACTATGCGCCTTTTCCGCAAGGGAAAGGGAACGGAAGCTGTCATGATCATTCATACCGACCAGTATGTACCAAAAGAGCTGGCCGCACGTATTGAAAAGGCAAATCCGAATATATCCTGCGCAATGACGCTTGAAATTATATAGAGGAGGTTATTGTGTATACTTATCATTCTCTGAAAGAATTGTTTGATTTGGCAGATAAAGCGGAATGCTCCCCGGGCATCATTGCCTGCCGGGCAGAAGCAGAAGAAAGCGGAAAAAGCTGTGAGGAAGTCTGGAACCGTATGAAAAAGACGATTCCTGTATTCAGGAATGCAATTCGTCAGGGACTGTCTGATACAGGAAAATCGGCAAGCGGCCTCGTAGGAGGAGATGCGAACCGTCTCTATCACGGGAAAATGCGTTTCTTAAGCCCGATCTGCCAGAGGGCTGCTTCTTATGCGCTGGCAACCGCGGAATCGAATGCGAAGATGCACAGAGTCGTTGCCTGCCCGACAGCAGGTGCCTGCGGCATACTCCCGGCTGTCATTGCTGCAGTTTCTGAAGAAGAAAACTCCGGTGAGGAAGATATTACAAGAGCCCTCTTTACGGCAGGCGCCGTGGGAAGGATCGTTGCCGAGAAAGCATCGATAGCCGGCGCTGTCGGTGGATGTCAGGCAGAGTGCGGAACGGCCTGCGGAATGGCGGCGGCGGCCGCTGTCGATCTGATCGGCGGTACGACTGAGGAAATGGGGCATGCCTTTGCCCTTGCTGTCAAGAACATTTTAGGCCTTGTCTGCGATCCGGTGGGCGGCCTTGTCGAAGTTCCCTGCGTGAAGAGGAATGCATTCCATGCCGTACATGCCTTGACATCGGTTGAAATGGTCATGAGCGGCATCAGGAGCGTCATACCTCCCGACGAAGTCATTGAAGCTTTGAATGATGTGGGAAGGAGACTTCCTGTTGAACTTCGTGAAACGAGTCTGGCGGGCCTTGCCATGACGCCGACCGGCAGAAGAATCAATAAGAAACTGGAAGAATGCGCCCGCAAGGTGTGATTATATAGTAATAAAAAGAAGCTGCGGAAAACGAACTAGCGTGGATCCGCAGCTTTTTTTCTGAAAATAGACGTTTTCTTTTACAAATCGCCAAAACTGTGCCAAAATAAGTGAAGAATATATTCCTCTTTGGAGGCTCACATGGACTTTTTAATGATATTTCTTGCTATAGGATTTCTGGAGACCATCTGGCTGTGGTCTGCTTCCAGGAAAAAATCACCGACTGTCATTTATCCGGCCTGGTACCGTCCTCTCCGGTTCGTTCTGATGGCGATTATTTTCCTGCCGTGCTTTCTGATTGCTTTCGATCTTTTTCCTTCCGAAGAATCTTTGCGCATGGCCGTTGCCGTTGAACTGGCTGCGCTTGTCCTCCTTTTCATGCTTGGCCGCGTGAAGGGGAAGAGGGTGGAAACGAGACCTGAAACGGAAGAAGAAAAAAGAGCCCGGTGGAGGGCGCAGCGCTCGCAGGCAGGAAGCCTCTGGCTCATTACTTTTGTCGCATCGCTTGCAGCAGTCTATTTCATTTATTTCCGATAAATCAATGGTGCAATCGATATTTCACTATTGGTTTCATCCATGCTAAAATAAAAGAGTCAATCTAATTTATTCGTTTACTATTGCATACAGCTTAAAAGGAGTTTTTATGCTGAGTCAGATTCAAGGCTTGTTCATGACGATGCGCCTGTGGGATGTCCTGGATATCCTGGTCGTTGCATTTTTCTTATACCGTATATATATCCTCATCCGCGATACGCGCGCGACAGCTCTTCTGAAAGGGCTCATTTTCCTGGGGATTTTCACTGTCCTGGCTGGATGGCTGCAGCTCCATGTCGTCAGCTGGATTCTGGACAAACTCATGACGGTCCTTATTGTCGCTCTTCCAGTCGTATTCCAGCCGGAACTCCGCCGTGCCCTTGAACAGATCGGCCGCGGCAAGTTCTACGTTTCCTCACGCATGATGAATGATGTAGAATGGGATCATGTTATCGGGGATGTCGTAGAAGCAGCCATGATCATGTCGGCCAATAAGATCGGTGCTCTTATCGTTTTTGAAAGAAGCGTCGGCCTTGATGACAGGATTGATACGGGCATCCGTATCGAGGGCCTTGTCTCCAAGGAACTTCTCGGAAATATTTTCATCGTCAATACACCGCTTCATGACGGAGCGGTCATCATCAGGGAAAACAGGGTCATGGCAGCAGGATGTCTTCTTCCTCTGACAAGAGATCACAGCCTTTCTTCCGAACTGGGCACGCGCCACCGCGCGGCTATCGGTATGTCCGAGCAGGCAGACTGCGTTGTCGTCGTCGTCAGTGAAGAAACAGGGATCGTTTCCTACACCTATGGCGGCAATATCCATCGCGGCCAGGATGCAGAGAGCCTCAGGAATGTCCTTAGAAATTACCTGATGCGCAGCAAGCCGAAGGGCGTCAGTGATGTGCTGCAGAAATGGAGTCCGCTTAAATGAAATATACAAGAACGCAGTGGTGGCTGCCTAAGCTTCTTTGTTTAATAGCAGCCTGTGCTTTTTGGGTTTATGTCATGAATGAACAGAACCCTGTCATGGAAAACACATATACGATTCCTGTCGAGGTCAGAAATCTGGACCGTTCGCTTGTTGCAACGAATGTGCCTTCGAAGGTACGCGTAAAAATCAGGATGTCCAGAAGCGACATGATATCTCTCCGTACGGATGATATCAAAGCGTACGTAGATCTTTCCGGCGTGACGGACGGCGATCATCCCAATACGCAGATCCATGTTTCCGTTCCGGGCGATGAGACGGTCCTCTCCGTATCCCCGCAGTTCTTCAATCTGAATGTGGATACGTACGCAGTGAAATCCCTGCCGGCTACGGTTGAGATCTTCGGCAATCCTGACCCGAACTTTACTGTGGGGGACAATAAGGTAACGCCTGGGTCCATTACGATTGCAGGCAGCTCTTCCAAGATTTCTGAAGCAAACAGAGCCGTTGTTTCTGTCAATATTGCAGGAAAAGACAAGAATTTCACTGAATTTGATTCCGTCAATATTCTGGATGCTGACGGAAATACCGTGACCGGCCTTGAAATCATGCCAAGCCAGGTCAAGGTTTCTGTGAACGTCAAGGAAAACCAGAAGGTCGGGAACCTTCAGGTAAAGGCATCAACGAAGGGTGAAGTGGCTAAAGGCTACCGTATTACGGATGTCATCGTTACGCCTCCGGTTGCAACGGTAACGGCTCCTATCAGTTACTTCGACAAGAACAAGGCCATCGAGCTCGACCCCATCGACGTGACGGGAGCAAGCAAGGATGTCGTGCAGACGGTGAATGTACCGGCTCCTCTGGGAGGAAGCGTGGCCGTACCGCAGGTCACTGTTACTATCAAGATAGAGAAGGATTGACAGGCAGTACCTTTCGGGCAGGTTTACCCTCCTTTACTGCAAAATAAAGTATGAATCGTACATCTTGACGAAATGATACTTTAGGGGTATGCTTGTTAGGTTATTTGTATGATTTTGGGAGGAACTTAAATGGTTACTTTATTTGGGACGGACGGCGTCCGCGGACTGGTCAATTCTACACTCATGCCGGAACTGGCATACCAGCTGGGACGCGCGGCTGGCGCTTATTTCTGTAAATCAGGCAAAAGTCATCGTTTCCTGATCGGCATGGACACACGTGTTTCCGGTCCGATGCTGACCGCTGCCATTTCTGCCGGATTATGCGCATCCGGAATCGATGTTGATATCGTCGGCGTGATTCCTACGCCTGGTGTTGCTTATCTGACAAAAACGGAAGGCTATGATGCAGGCGTCGTTATTTCTGCTTCACACAATCCGTTCCCGGATAATGGGATCAAGTTCTTTGACAAGAGAGGATACAAGCTGCCGGACCGTACGGAAGAAGAAATTGAAAATATTCTCCGTCATGATGAAGAAATCATCCGCCCGACAGGCGACGGCATCGGAACAATCCGCCAGAGACCTGAACTGGCTGCCAAGTACAGGGATTATGTCAAATCTACTGTCACCTGCAGCTTTGAAGGAATGAAGATCGTAACAGATTCCGCCAATGGCGCGGCCAGCGATTTCCTGCCGGAAATCTTAAGAGAGCTCGGCGCTGATGTGACTGCCATTTTCCGTGAACCCAACGGCGTGAATATCAATAACGGCTGCGGTTCCACGCATATGGAAACATTGCAGAAGACAGTCGTTGAACTCGGTGCTGACTGCGGCATTGCCAATGACGGCGATGCTGACCGCTGCCTTTTCGTTGATGAAAAGGGCGAAGTCCTGGACGGCGATCATCTGATGCTGATCAATGCCCTCGAGATGAAGGAAGAAGGAAGACTCAATGATTCCATGGTTGTCGGAACCGTCATGAGCAACCTTGGATTTGGCAAAGCGCTCAGAGAGCATGGATGCAGAACCGTATCCACACAGGTTGGCGACCGTTATGTTCTTGAAGAAATGATGAAGCATAATTACTCCATCGGCGGAGAACAGTCCGGCCACATCATTCTCCCGGAATTCAATACGACAGGCGACGGTCTCATTACGGCTGTACAGACACTTAAAGTCATGAAGAAGTGGAACAAGCCGCTTTCTGAAATGAATCATCTGATGGTGACCTATCCGCAGATCCTGAAAAATGTCAGGGTGTACAGCAAGAACGGCTGGCAGGATAATGAACTGATCAGCGATTCCATCAAGGCCGGCGAAGAGGAACTGGGAAGCGACGGACGCATCCTTGTCCGCGCATCCGGCACGGAACCATTGATCCGCGTCATGGGCGAAGGGAAAGAAATCAACCAGCTCGAAAGAATCATTGATGATATCGCATCCGTGATTGAACACGAACTCGGCGTTGAAAATAATTAATGGGGAAAGCTGCTTCGGCAGCTTTTTCTAATGGAATCCCCGATTTGCTTTTAGGAAACGAAATATCTTTGTCGCGCATAATGGGGATGTGGTATACTTTCAATGTGTATGGAAATGATTTTTCCGGCAGGTGCCGGCACATTGACGGAGGGGATTTATGGAATCGAATGCATTATTGCTGCCATTGTGTTTCTTTGGACTATATATGATATTGGAGGCAGCGGACTGGGGCCTTTGCCTTGCGGCTCCGATTGTCAGCAGGAACCGTGAAGAGAATAAAGCCATCATTGGTCTTTTAAGGCCTGGCCTTGATGGGAATGAACTTTGGTTTTTCCTTGGATTATTCATGCTGAGCGCCGCCATTCCGACGGCTTCGGAAACGCCGATCCATTCGGGAAATATCGTGCTCTGCGTGTTCGTCGTACTGGGGGCTTTGCTCCGCCTGGCTGCATCGTTCCTTCAGGATGCATTTTCGTCTCCCATTGTTGTGAAGGCATTCAGCATCTTCTCATTTCTGGGACTCGGCCTCATGGGGCTTTCCGGCTCATCCTTCATCATGGATGACGGATCCTTTGTGACAGTCCTTGGTATTTTCTGCGCATTGTGGATGATCCTTGCCGCTTTCCAGCTTGGATGCCTCTACGGCGCTGTCAAAGTGGTGAATCCTTTGGGCGAACGCTTCCGGGCTGCATTCCTTGTGGCAAGCATTCTGACAGTTGTCGTTTACATCATTCTGGCGATACTTCTCAAGTCTAACGTGGGAAGCTCCCATATGTACGGAAGCTTCTTCTGGATGGGCCTTGTTGCAACAGCCATCCTCTTCCTGGTTGCCTTCTTCTTTACAAGAAGCAGGCATGTGAAGGTAGGGCTTGCTGCTGCTTATTTATCTTCCTTCTTTGCTATTTCCATTTACCTTTCTGCGTATGCAGTGAAGATTCCGCTTCTTTATAAAGTAGAAGTGGGATCCCTGAAGAGTGCGATGGCGGCAGCACCTGGAACGGCACTGCTTGTTCTTGCCATCGTCTGGTCGCTTGGCGCATTTGTCTGGAGGCAGATCAGGAAAAAACAGGAATATGAATGGCGTGACCATATTTAAAGGGGAATCCCTGGAGGCATATTATGGGCGAATTATACAAAACACAGCATACCATCGATGAAATGCTTGACCACATGGGAGTCAAGATCGTTCTTGATTCGGAACATTTATCGGAAGAAGACAAGTTTGAGGCTGAGAAAAACGGGGCATCCGTCGTTCTGAAGAAAGTTTCAGACAAAGAGGACAAAAAAGACGGAAATAACGAGTAAGCATGAGGCTGCGGGGAAACCTGCAGCTTTTTCATGTCTTCTTTGAGGCGGCCTGCCTTTATGCATATGGTACAA is a genomic window of Veillonellaceae bacterium containing:
- the queG gene encoding tRNA epoxyqueuosine(34) reductase QueG — translated: MNAKELLVKTAASLQLDACGAASVNFSEKLSERLTEAGTIPFAPDDIKERIDTEALLPGSRSFFVILFPYRPSHKEEGNIALYARGLDYHKMIQSYLDRIIGVMRNAYPEARFRGLADTSPMVDRWLAYAAGLGFFGKNHCIINPKYGSFFTIGSILTTLELPPDSPLDLSCGECRECLYHCPGHVIREDSFDVWHCKSYLTQKKEALTEEEEKIIARTPLIFGCDECQLCCPFNKNAAVSPLPEIRENRLPFLTREKLESYSNRSFDKEMREYAFAWRGRKVLLRNLDLTEKDSGK
- a CDS encoding zeta toxin family protein, with amino-acid sequence MPYDERTIEELSESAEITPMGIQLEVNAEIFQTIHNLLCTLKGEKAIQPADEARLYKLWRMTIHEMSLIELRKGHGLAMSAQVGMLREAYAIETKYVQDQIFRPVTSAKLTRQAIEKESRFDPAEMDDFFEKTVWPSVIEGKTGHKKHPTAFIIAGQPGSGKTRMSSMVIEDYDGDIIQSMSDNFRGFHPRYKQLLKKYGQYAACFSMAQGQYLSDLTMKKAAEEGYNILQEGSLENVSHTMNYISYLKEKGYTICVLLRACPKKESWKAIHQLFLQQRLKAPGLSRLITKEFHDKACLSFLSATNDLVAQNLMDRLIIKSPKGLLYDSDDMPTEKVSELLSKRMVK
- a CDS encoding adenosylcobinamide amidohydrolase — protein: MDKITLVSKGASLSVSDEKLLIEFDRDMNSLSTALWAGGYRSIRSALNQKLTGYYESLQDFPGGSVESYLKICAEEVAESPEKCPSLLTAARVRLYSHKVLSKGGMTIEAITTGGVEKTACRASSPALYREEDERFFPVGTINMMIIASGFLPEGVMARALITLTEGKSAALQDLGIADVNNGLPATGTCTDGITLICDPKGKKYTDAGSFSLLGSLLSKAAYESVRDCIETYDHPWNASPLLRTPPAQDIDRLRKLSEKS
- the sdaAB gene encoding L-serine ammonia-lyase, iron-sulfur-dependent subunit beta; translation: MGIFDIIGPIMVGPSSSHTAGAARIGLIASRILGEPLKKAHITLYGSFAKTGKGHGTNRALAAGLMGYAPDSEIIRTALETAKEKGIDIVFSLSNEDAGHPNVAKIDAEGVNGTKVSVVGRSLGGGRVMITEIDGYDVEINGEEYTFLTRHHDVPGIVADVSAIMAQENINISTMRLFRKGKGTEAVMIIHTDQYVPKELAARIEKANPNISCAMTLEII
- the sdaAA gene encoding L-serine ammonia-lyase, iron-sulfur-dependent, subunit alpha, with product MYTYHSLKELFDLADKAECSPGIIACRAEAEESGKSCEEVWNRMKKTIPVFRNAIRQGLSDTGKSASGLVGGDANRLYHGKMRFLSPICQRAASYALATAESNAKMHRVVACPTAGACGILPAVIAAVSEEENSGEEDITRALFTAGAVGRIVAEKASIAGAVGGCQAECGTACGMAAAAAVDLIGGTTEEMGHAFALAVKNILGLVCDPVGGLVEVPCVKRNAFHAVHALTSVEMVMSGIRSVIPPDEVIEALNDVGRRLPVELRETSLAGLAMTPTGRRINKKLEECARKV
- the cdaA gene encoding diadenylate cyclase CdaA → MLSQIQGLFMTMRLWDVLDILVVAFFLYRIYILIRDTRATALLKGLIFLGIFTVLAGWLQLHVVSWILDKLMTVLIVALPVVFQPELRRALEQIGRGKFYVSSRMMNDVEWDHVIGDVVEAAMIMSANKIGALIVFERSVGLDDRIDTGIRIEGLVSKELLGNIFIVNTPLHDGAVIIRENRVMAAGCLLPLTRDHSLSSELGTRHRAAIGMSEQADCVVVVVSEETGIVSYTYGGNIHRGQDAESLRNVLRNYLMRSKPKGVSDVLQKWSPLK
- a CDS encoding CdaR family protein produces the protein MKYTRTQWWLPKLLCLIAACAFWVYVMNEQNPVMENTYTIPVEVRNLDRSLVATNVPSKVRVKIRMSRSDMISLRTDDIKAYVDLSGVTDGDHPNTQIHVSVPGDETVLSVSPQFFNLNVDTYAVKSLPATVEIFGNPDPNFTVGDNKVTPGSITIAGSSSKISEANRAVVSVNIAGKDKNFTEFDSVNILDADGNTVTGLEIMPSQVKVSVNVKENQKVGNLQVKASTKGEVAKGYRITDVIVTPPVATVTAPISYFDKNKAIELDPIDVTGASKDVVQTVNVPAPLGGSVAVPQVTVTIKIEKD
- the glmM gene encoding phosphoglucosamine mutase gives rise to the protein MVTLFGTDGVRGLVNSTLMPELAYQLGRAAGAYFCKSGKSHRFLIGMDTRVSGPMLTAAISAGLCASGIDVDIVGVIPTPGVAYLTKTEGYDAGVVISASHNPFPDNGIKFFDKRGYKLPDRTEEEIENILRHDEEIIRPTGDGIGTIRQRPELAAKYRDYVKSTVTCSFEGMKIVTDSANGAASDFLPEILRELGADVTAIFREPNGVNINNGCGSTHMETLQKTVVELGADCGIANDGDADRCLFVDEKGEVLDGDHLMLINALEMKEEGRLNDSMVVGTVMSNLGFGKALREHGCRTVSTQVGDRYVLEEMMKHNYSIGGEQSGHIILPEFNTTGDGLITAVQTLKVMKKWNKPLSEMNHLMVTYPQILKNVRVYSKNGWQDNELISDSIKAGEEELGSDGRILVRASGTEPLIRVMGEGKEINQLERIIDDIASVIEHELGVENN
- a CDS encoding cytochrome d ubiquinol oxidase subunit II, whose product is MESNALLLPLCFFGLYMILEAADWGLCLAAPIVSRNREENKAIIGLLRPGLDGNELWFFLGLFMLSAAIPTASETPIHSGNIVLCVFVVLGALLRLAASFLQDAFSSPIVVKAFSIFSFLGLGLMGLSGSSFIMDDGSFVTVLGIFCALWMILAAFQLGCLYGAVKVVNPLGERFRAAFLVASILTVVVYIILAILLKSNVGSSHMYGSFFWMGLVATAILFLVAFFFTRSRHVKVGLAAAYLSSFFAISIYLSAYAVKIPLLYKVEVGSLKSAMAAAPGTALLVLAIVWSLGAFVWRQIRKKQEYEWRDHI
- a CDS encoding tryptophanyl-tRNA synthetase encodes the protein MGELYKTQHTIDEMLDHMGVKIVLDSEHLSEEDKFEAEKNGASVVLKKVSDKEDKKDGNNE